In a single window of the Candidatus Nanopelagicales bacterium genome:
- a CDS encoding HGxxPAAW family protein has product MSEHKHGNTPAAWTAVIIMMISFLIGTIAVVLANWPLFWIGGVALFVIGAIVGRVMAGMGYGKTPKPATTGD; this is encoded by the coding sequence ATGAGCGAACACAAGCACGGCAATACGCCCGCGGCGTGGACCGCGGTGATCATCATGATGATCTCGTTCCTGATCGGGACCATCGCGGTGGTACTGGCCAACTGGCCGCTGTTCTGGATCGGTGGTGTCGCGCTCTTCGTGATCGGAGCCATCGTCGGCCGGGTCATGGCCGGAATGGGATACGGCAAGACCCCCAAACCTGCCACCACCGGCGACTGA
- a CDS encoding response regulator transcription factor: MRGLVLVVEDEPAIRDLIRLYLSRDGFGVVTADSGEQALIEVRDRHPVAVVLDVGLPGIDGTEVCRRMRADNDWTPVLFCTARDDEVDRVLGLELGADDYITKPFSPRELVARVKAAVRRAAGPESAAAVLELGEVRIDRSAREVTVAGRPIVLTATEFDLLTHLVAHPGKVYSRDELLSEVWGYSAGAGTRTVDVHVAQVRGKLGAASPIRTVRGVGYAAADPGPQ; the protein is encoded by the coding sequence GTGCGTGGTCTGGTTCTCGTCGTCGAGGACGAACCGGCGATCCGCGACCTGATCCGACTCTACCTGTCCAGGGACGGCTTCGGCGTCGTTACCGCCGACTCGGGCGAGCAAGCGCTCATCGAGGTCCGAGATCGGCACCCGGTGGCGGTGGTCCTCGATGTGGGTCTTCCCGGTATCGACGGCACAGAAGTATGTCGCCGCATGCGGGCTGACAACGACTGGACCCCGGTGTTGTTCTGCACCGCACGCGACGACGAGGTCGACCGGGTCCTCGGGCTGGAACTGGGTGCGGACGACTACATCACCAAACCCTTCAGCCCGCGGGAACTCGTCGCCCGTGTCAAGGCCGCAGTCCGGCGGGCGGCCGGTCCGGAGAGTGCGGCAGCGGTCCTGGAACTGGGAGAGGTCCGCATCGACCGGTCCGCACGCGAGGTGACGGTCGCCGGGCGACCCATCGTTCTGACCGCAACGGAATTCGATCTGCTCACCCACCTGGTGGCCCATCCCGGCAAGGTGTACAGCCGCGACGAGCTGCTGTCCGAGGTGTGGGGCTACTCCGCCGGCGCCGGCACCCGCACCGTCGACGTCCATGTCGCACAGGTCAGGGGCAAACTGGGGGCGGCGTCCCCCATCCGGACCGTGCGCGGGGTCGGCTATGCCGCGGCCGACCCGGGTCCCCAGTGA
- a CDS encoding HAMP domain-containing sensor histidine kinase, whose product MSEAQPTSKFGALDSLSGRTVLLSIVIALIAAVVTVAVSIPLINGAAQAQAEATLNRVAEITVAALQRPGSTDSPQRLRDLLASQQISAYLIGPDLEPAPGLTFADQQAVRSGSELNSEVSIAGVDYLAAARPVNSGYAVVLLAPVDNVVEPASQALRRLLAAVLVGVAVASVIGYLVSRRLTRPLRQFADTARALSAGERGVQVAATGPREIAEIAQSLNGLSDALDASEGRQRQFLLSVSHELRTPLTAIHGYAEALADGMVDERDVPATARVMQAESERLDRLVADLLDLARLGAVDVAIEPIDIDLTELATQAAQVWRDRCLRVGVRFTAELPTRPVVVRADPVRTRQIIDNLAENALRVTPAGQAIVLSVTPWGPWGAVTVRDGGPGLTDDDRAVAFQPAALYARYRGVRTVGSGVGLALVGELARRMGGSAQVGVAPEGGAAFTVLVPLAS is encoded by the coding sequence GTGAGCGAAGCTCAGCCCACGAGCAAATTCGGCGCCCTCGATTCCCTGTCCGGGCGCACCGTACTGCTGAGCATCGTCATCGCGCTGATCGCGGCAGTCGTCACTGTCGCAGTCTCGATCCCGCTGATCAACGGCGCCGCCCAGGCCCAGGCGGAGGCCACATTGAACCGGGTCGCCGAGATCACCGTCGCCGCACTGCAGCGGCCCGGCTCCACCGACTCTCCGCAGCGGCTGCGCGATCTGCTGGCATCGCAGCAGATCTCCGCCTACCTGATCGGACCGGATCTCGAACCCGCCCCGGGACTGACTTTCGCCGACCAGCAGGCGGTGCGGTCCGGGTCCGAACTGAACAGCGAGGTCTCCATCGCGGGAGTCGACTACCTGGCCGCCGCACGGCCCGTGAACAGTGGATACGCCGTCGTCCTGCTCGCCCCCGTGGACAACGTCGTCGAGCCGGCTTCCCAGGCGTTGCGTCGGCTCCTCGCCGCCGTCCTTGTCGGAGTAGCGGTGGCGTCGGTGATCGGGTATCTGGTGTCCCGGCGCCTGACCCGACCATTGCGCCAGTTCGCGGACACCGCCCGCGCCTTGTCAGCGGGCGAGCGAGGTGTGCAAGTCGCTGCCACAGGACCGCGCGAGATCGCGGAGATCGCGCAGTCGCTCAATGGATTGTCGGATGCACTCGACGCCAGCGAAGGCAGGCAGCGACAGTTCCTGCTGTCGGTGTCGCACGAGCTTCGGACTCCGCTGACCGCGATCCACGGATACGCGGAGGCCCTGGCCGACGGAATGGTCGACGAACGTGATGTGCCGGCGACGGCGCGGGTCATGCAGGCCGAGTCGGAACGGTTGGATCGCCTCGTCGCCGACCTGCTGGACCTGGCGCGTCTGGGCGCGGTCGATGTTGCGATCGAACCGATCGACATCGATCTGACCGAACTCGCCACTCAGGCGGCGCAGGTGTGGCGCGACCGGTGCTTGCGAGTGGGTGTGCGGTTCACTGCCGAGCTTCCGACGCGGCCTGTGGTCGTCCGAGCAGATCCCGTGCGCACGCGACAGATCATCGACAACCTGGCCGAGAACGCCCTGCGCGTGACTCCGGCCGGTCAAGCCATCGTCTTGTCAGTGACCCCGTGGGGGCCGTGGGGCGCGGTCACGGTACGCGATGGTGGACCCGGGCTCACCGACGACGATCGGGCCGTCGCGTTCCAACCGGCGGCGCTCTACGCGAGGTATCGCGGGGTACGTACGGTCGGCTCGGGCGTCGGGTTGGCCCTCGTCGGTGAGTTGGCGCGCCGGATGGGTGGATCCGCCCAGGTCGGAGTGGCACCCGAAGGTGGTGCCGCGTTCACGGTTCTGGTTCCGCTCGCGTCGTGA
- the trpC gene encoding indole-3-glycerol phosphate synthase TrpC — MTVLDDILDGVRADVDRRMAHTSLDELKERSSATPRPRDATAVLRGDGVKVIAEVKRASPSRGHLADIPDPAELSRAYEAGGAHIISVLTEERRFAGSLDDLVAVRAAVDIPLLRKDFVITSYQLWEARAAGADVVLLIVAALEQDALVSLIERTSSLGMTPLVEVHDEWEVERAVSAGARIIGVNARNLKTLEVDRNTFARVSPVIPDECVRIAESGVRGPRDLLAYAAEGADAVLVGESLVTGGDPVAAVHDLVTAGAHPSLSRE; from the coding sequence GTGACAGTGCTGGATGACATCCTCGACGGCGTGCGCGCCGATGTGGATCGTCGCATGGCGCACACCTCCCTCGACGAACTCAAGGAACGATCCTCGGCCACTCCTCGGCCACGCGATGCCACCGCCGTGCTGCGTGGTGATGGGGTCAAGGTCATCGCCGAGGTGAAGCGGGCCAGTCCCAGCCGCGGGCACCTCGCTGACATCCCCGACCCGGCGGAACTGTCGCGGGCCTATGAGGCGGGCGGCGCCCACATCATCAGCGTGCTCACCGAAGAACGCCGTTTCGCCGGTTCGCTGGACGACTTGGTGGCCGTGCGGGCCGCCGTCGACATCCCCTTGCTGCGCAAGGACTTCGTCATCACCTCCTACCAATTGTGGGAGGCCCGCGCCGCGGGTGCTGATGTGGTGCTCCTGATCGTGGCGGCGCTCGAGCAGGACGCGCTGGTCAGCCTCATCGAGCGCACGTCTTCGCTGGGCATGACGCCGCTGGTGGAGGTCCACGACGAGTGGGAAGTCGAGCGTGCTGTCTCCGCGGGGGCGCGCATCATCGGTGTCAACGCGCGCAATCTCAAGACCCTCGAGGTCGACCGGAACACTTTCGCGCGGGTGTCTCCGGTGATCCCCGACGAGTGCGTGCGCATCGCCGAATCAGGCGTGCGGGGTCCCCGCGATCTGCTCGCTTACGCAGCGGAGGGCGCCGATGCGGTGTTGGTCGGCGAGAGTCTGGTCACCGGCGGCGACCCGGTCGCTGCGGTCCACGATCTCGTGACTGCCGGGGCGCATCCGTCGCTCAGTCGGGAATGA